The genomic window CGGCGCAGCGCCTCCCGGGCAAGCGGTGAATCGTCGCAAACGAGAACGGAAGTCATGACCGTCCTCCGCTGATCCGCGTCACGTTGAGCCTCCTGGCTGGTACGAACACTCTCCGCACTTCCAACGACCGTCACTCGAATGAGTTACGGCCTTCAGGGCCATCTCCACCACTGTACGTGGCCAACCCATTACGGATCAGCCGCATCGCGGGGCAAACGCCGCTCTTTTGTGCTCGGCACCCACAGCCGGCGCGCGCCGCGCACGCCGGAGTACGGCCTGGCGGCAGCCCGGGCCGGGCGGCGCCGACACACCGGTCCACCCGATTGCCACAGTGGACGCGACCGCTTTTCGGCGCCCTTCGTCCGTTTTTATGGCTTTTGTACGATCATTGACTGTTGTGTAGCTCTGTGGGTGACTTGTCCCACAGCTTGCCGTAAGTCATATTTCCAGGTGTCCATCCCGGCGCCTCGAAGCCTCGCCGAACGGCTGTCGGACGACTCGAAGGGAACGAGCCATGGCCGATTTCTCCCGACTCCCCGGTCCGAACGCGGATCTGTGGGACTGGCAGCTCTCCGCCGCCTGCCGCGGCGTGGACAGTTCGCTCTTCTTCCACCCCGAGGGCGAACGCGGAGCGGCGCGCAGTTCGCGCGAGCAGAGCGCCAAGGAGGTCTGCATGCGCTGCCCCGTCCGGACCGAGTGCGCGGCACACGCGCTGGCCGTCCGGGAGCCTTACGGCGTCTGGGGCGGCCTGACCGAGGACGAACGCGAGGAACTCCAGGGACGCGCGCGCAACCGGCTGGTCGAGGTGCCCATGGCCGCCCCCCAGTAACGGCCGATCACCGGCCTCCGACCGGAGGAAACGTTTCTTCTTTCACCGTTCTGCTCACCCGGCCCCGGCCTTCGGAGGTCCGCACCCGCCGGCCCGGCCCTCGGCATCCCTTCAGCGACCGGCCGCCACCATGGCGAGCCGGTCGAGCATGAGCGCGACGGCCGGCACCTCGGCCAGGTCGGGCAGGGTGAGCGCCACCACCTCGCGCACCGCGGGCCCGCCGAAGGCCGCGTGCACCGGGACCGCGGCCACCGCGTCGTGCCGCACCGCCGCCAGCGCCAGGCTCGGCAGCACCGCGACCCCCAGCCCCGCGGCCACCAGGCCCACCACCGCCGGGTAGTCGTCGGTCGCGAAGTCGATCCGGGGCGCGAAGCCGGCCCCCGCGCAGAGCTCCACCAGATGCCCGCGGCACTGCGGGCAGCCCGCGATCCACTGCTCCCCGGCCAGCTCGGCCAGCTCGACGGGGTGCTCCGCACCGCGACCGGCCAGCCGGTGGTCCACCGGCAGCAGGCCGACCAGCGGATCCGCCAGCAGCGGGCGGGCCACCAGGTCGGACCAGTCCCCCGCGGCGGCCGTCTCGGCCGCCGCCAGCACCGCGGCGGCCCGGTCGGCCCGGGAGGTGCTGTGCGAGGGGGCGCCGGGTGCCCCGGCGGCCGGCTCCGCCCCCAGCGGGCCCGCGGCCTGGTCCGGGTAGCGGAAGGCCAGCGCGATCTCGCACTCGCCGCCGCGCAGCATCGCCAGCGACTCCGGCGGCTCGGCCTCCACCAGCGACACGCGCACCCCCGGATGGGCGTCGCGCAGTCGGGCGACGGCGGGCGGCACCAGGGTGGAACTCGCCGTCGGGAACGAGACCAGCCGCACCCGACCGGCCCGCAGGCCGGCGATGGCGGCCACCTCCTGCTCGGCGGCGGACAGCCCGGCCAGGATCCCCGCGGCGTGCTTGAGCAGCACCTCGCCGGCCTCGCTCAGCCGCACCCCGCGCCCGGACCGGGCCACCAGTGGCAGCCCGACCGCCTTCTCCAGCGCCTTCATCTGCTGGCTGACCGCCGGCTGGGTGCACCCCAGCTCGCGCGACGCGGCGGAGAAGGAGCCGGTGCGGGCGACCGCGCGCAGGACACGGAGATGACGAGCCTCGATCATGCGCCAACCGTACGCCGCGCGCCCCGGTCACCCGAACGCGTGAGGCCCGGTCACCCCCGTCGAGCGGGGGTGACCGGGCCTCGGCAGCGAGGTGGCGCGCTCAGCGCGCGTTACCGGCTCGGGTCAGTGCGAGTGGCCGTGGCCACCGTGCGAGTGACCGGCGCCGGCCTCCTCCTCGGCCGGCTTCTCCACCACGAGGGTCTCGGTGGTGAGCAGCAGCGAGGCGATCGAGGCGGCGTTCTCCAGGGCGGAGCGGGTGACCTTGACCGGGTCGATGACGCCGGCCTTCACCAGGTCGCCGTACTCGCCGGTGGCGGCGTTGAAGCCCTGGTTGCCGTCCAGCTCGGCGACCTTGGAGGTGATGACGTAGCCCTCCAGGCCGGCGTTCTGGGCGATCCAGCGCAGCGGCTCGGCGAGCGCCTTGCGGACCACGGCGACACCGGTGGCCTCGTCGCCCGACAGGCCCAGGCCGCCGTCCAGCACCTTCTGCGCGTGCACCAGGGAGGTGCCACCGCCGGCGACGATGCCCTCCTCGACCGCGGCGCGGGTCGCCGAGATGGCGTCCTCCAGGCGGTGCTTGCGCTCCTTGAGCTCCACCTCGGTGGCGGCGCCGACCTTGATCACGCAGACGCCGCCGGCCAGCTTGGCCAGGCGCTCCTGCAGCTTCTCGCGGTCCCAGTCCGAGTCGGTGCCCGCGATCTCGGCCTTGATCTGGGCGACGCGGCCGGCCACGGCCTCGCTGTCACCGGCACCGTCGACGACCGTGGTCTCGTCCTTGGTGATGGTCACGCGGCGGGCGGAGCCCAGCACCTCCAGGCCGGCCTGGTCGAGCTTGAGGCCGACCTCCTCGGCGATGACGGTGGCACCGGTCAGGGTGGCCAGGTCGCCCAGGATGGCCTTGCGGCGGTCACCGAAGCCCGGGGCCTTGACGGCCACCGCGTTGAAGGTGCCACGGATCTTGTTCACCACGAGGGTGGAGAGCGCCTCGCCGTCCACGTCCTCGGCGATGATCAGCAGCGGCTTGGAGGCACCGCCCTGCAGGATCTTCTCCAGCAGCGGGAGCAGCTCCTGGATGGAGGAGATCTTGCCCTGGTTGATCAGGATGTACGGGTCCTCCAGGACCGCCTCCTGGCGCTCCTGGTCGGTGACGAAGTAGGGCGACAGGTAGCCCTTGTCGAACTGCATGCCCTCGGTGAAGTCGAGCTCCACGCCGAAGGTGTTCGACTCCTCGACGGTGATCACGCCGTCCTTGCCGACCTTGTCGATCGCCTCGGCGATCAGCTCGCCGACCTGCGGGTCCTGCGCGGAGAGGGACGCGACGGCGGCGATGTCGTCCTTGCCCTCGATCTCGCGGGCGACCGAGAGCAGGTGCTCGGTGACGGCGGCGACGGCCTTGTCGATGCCCTTCTTCAGGGCGGCCGGGCCGGCACCGGCGGCGACGTTGCGCAGACCCTCGTTGACCAGGGCCTGGGCCAGCACGGTGGCGGTGGTGGTGCCGTCGCCCGCGACGTCGTTGGTCTTGGTGGCGACCTCCTTGACGAGCTGCGCGCCAAGGTTCTCGTACGGGTCGTCGAGCTCGACCTCACGGGCGATGGTGACACCGTCGTTGGTGATGGTCGGGGCGCCGAACTTCTTGTCGATGACGACGTTGCGACCCTTGGGGCCGATGGTCACCTTGACGGTGTCGGCCAGCTTGTTCACACCGCGCTCGAGCGAGCGGCGGGCGTCCTCGTCGAACTGCAGGATCTTCGCCATGATTCCGTTTCCTCGGGATGTCTGCGTTACGTGACGTCACGTCAGGTGGACCAACAGCCACGCCCCGGGCCCCTGTCTTGGGCCCCTGCGGCAGTTGCCTGGCAGGGAGACACGGATCCGGGGCGGGACCAAAGGACGGACCGTCAGGTCCGCCGGACTGCTTACTTCTCGACGATGGCGAGGACGTCGCGAGCCGAGAGGACGAGGTACTCCTCGCCCTTGTACTTCACCTCGGTGCCGCCGTACTTCGAGTACAGGACGACGTCGCCGACGGCGACGTCGAGCGGCAGGCGCTGGCCATCCTCGAAGCGGCCCGGGCCGACGGCCAGGACGACGCCCTCCTGGGGCTTCTCCTTGGCGGTGTCCGGGATAACCAGGCCGGAGGCCGTGGTGGTCTCGGCGTCGAGCGGCTGGACCACGATGCGGTCCTCAAGCGGCTTGATGGCAACCTTGCTGCTGGCGGTGGTCACGTCCGAGTTCCCCTTCGGAGATTACGGGGTTGTCTAACAGGTAGGTGGCGACACCGTCGGCCTGCCGTCGCGGGGGTCAGACCAGCACTGTCGCGTTAGCACTCCCCCTGGGGGGAGTGCCAGGAACGACCTTAGGCCGCGGTTAGCACTCAGTCAACCAGAGTGCCAACGGCGCGCCCGGCGAATCCGGGGAGCGGGACAGGCCGCAGGTCAGCGGGGCGACCTTCACCCGGGACAATGGGCGGGTGGAGACCGAGAGCTTTGAGCAGTTGCTGACCGAGCAGGGGCAGCGACTGCTGGACGACCTGCAGGAGTACGCCCCCGAGCAGGAGCTGGCGCTGGCCACCAGGCTGCGGCGGGAGCACCCGGCGGAGCTGGTCTCGGCGGCCCTGGGGCAGGCACGGTTGCGTCAGCGGGCCGGGGCCAAGTTCGGCGCCGACGCGCGGCGGATGTACTTCACTCCCAACGGGGTCGAGCAGTCCACCCGCCGCACCGTCGCCGACTGGCGGGCCCGGCGCTTCGCCGCGCTCGGGGTGCGCCGGCTGGCCGACCTGTGCGGCGGCATCGGCGGCGACGCGATCGCACTCGCCCGGGCCGGGATCAGCGTCCTCGCCGTCGACCGGGACCCGCTGACCTGCGCGGTGGCCGCCGCCAACGCCGCCGCGCTCGGCCTCGCCGAGCTGATCGAGGTGCGCTGCGCGGACGTCACCGAGGTGTCGGTGGACGGCTTCGACGCCGTCTTCACCGACCCCGCCCGGCGCACCGCCAAGGGCCGCGTCTTCGACCCCGCCGCGTACTCGCCGCCGCTCTCCTGGGCGATCGAGGCCGGTCGCCGCACCCCGTTCGGAGCGCTCAAGGTGGCCCCGGGGATCCCGCACGACGCCGTCCCCGAGGACGCCGAGGCGGAGTGGGTCTCCGACCACGGCGAGGTCAAGGAGGCGGTGCTCTGGTTCGGCACCGGGCCCGCGGCCGACGCCCCGCACCGCGCCACCCTGCTGCCGGGCGGGGACAGCCTCACCGGCGGCCGGCTGCCCGATCCGCCGGCCGGACCGGTGCGCCGCTACCTCTACGAGCCGGACGGCGCGGTGATCCGCGCCCACCTGGTCGCCGAGGTCGCCGGCCACCTGGGCGCCACCCTGATCGACCCGATGATCGCGTACCTGACCTCGGACCGGCTGCTGGCCACGCCCTACGCCCACGCCTACGAGATCACCGACGTGCTCCCGTTCAACGTCAAGAAGCTCAAGGCGCTGTTGCGGCAGCGGGCGGTGGGCACCGTGGTGATCAAGAAGCGCGGCATCGGGCTGACCCCGGAGGAGCTGCGCCGCCAGCTCAAGCCCGAGGGGCCGAACGCGGCCACCGTCTTCCTGACCCGGATCGCCGACGCCCCGGCGATGCTCGTGGCGCAGCCGACGGCTCAGCCGGCCGGCGGGGCGATGTAGTCGTCCAGCCGGGCCACCGTGAAGCCCTGCTCCTGGATCCGGCTGAGCAGTTCGCCGAACATCTGGGTCATCGTCTCGCCCTTGAGGTCCGTCGGACCGCGGAAGTGGGCCAGGATGATGTCGCCGGGCTTCAGCTTCTTGTCGGCGGTCTGGTACTGCATGTCGTGGATCTGCATCGTCTCGCGCCACAGCACGATCGCGCGCGGCCCGCACTGCTGGACGGCGGTGTTCAGGGTCGGCGTGTGCGCGCCGTCGCCGTAGGGCGGGCGGAACAGGATCGGGGCGGTGCCGTACTGCTGGGTCAGCACCTGCTGGTCGCCGCAGACCTCGCTCTTCTGCTCGGCGGCCGACTTGGTGCTCATCTGCGGGTGGTGCAGCGTGTGGTTCTGGATCGAGTTGCCGGCCGCCTGCAGCGGCTTGAAGTAGCCGTAGTCGTCCTTGATCGTGTCGTTCATCAGGAACATGGTGATCGGGACCTTCAGGTCGTTCATCATCTCGATGAACTTGGGGTCCTTCTCCGCGCCGTCGTCGAGGGTCACGAAGACCACCTTGTCGGTGGTGGTGATGTTGCTGATCACCGGGACCTGGCCGGTCTTCGTCAGCTTGACCGGCTTGTCCGCGGGCGGCGGCGGGGCGGCGGGCAGCGGCGGGACGTTCCACTTGGCCCAGGCTGCCGCCGGCACCTGGCCGGCCGGGGCCGCGGTGCTCGGCGAGGCGGCCGGGGCGGAAGCGGCCGGCGGCGGAGCCGGTGAGCCGGCCGCCGGTGCGGCGCCCTGCGGGGCGGCGGTGCCCTTGGCGTCCGCGGTGCCACCGCCGCCGCCGCTGCTGCCGCAGCCGCTGACCGTGACGGCCGCGACCAGGGCGAGCGCACCCGCCGTGACCGCCGTCAGCCGGCTCCTGTGGTCCCAGTTCACGGCGTCCCGCCCCCAGCACTCTCGATGATCAGGCTTCGATCAGGTTTCGTTCAGCTTCCGGCCCCGAACGCTACCCTGCCTCGACCACCAGCTCGCTGCGGAACGCCCAATGGTGCACGGGCCGGGCCAGCAGCCCGGCCGGCGGCTGCGGCGGCGCGAGCCGCGCGACCCCCTGGGGCCACCAGCTGATCAGCAGCACCCGCTCCCCGGGCGCGCTGAACAGCTCGACCCGTCGGGCAGCCGCCGCCAGCGCGGGCAGCGCCTGCTCGCGGGCCCAGGCGAGCAGGTCGGCGCCGCGGCCCTGGGCCGCCTTGGCCTCCCACATGACCGCCTCGGTCACGCCTGGCCGTCCAGCGCGCGGTAGGCCTGGCCGTGCAGGTCGCCATGGGCCTCGGCCGCGGGCACCGACACCTCGGTGACCGGCAGCGAGGAGTCCGCGGAGAGGTCCAGCGACGAGGGGGCGCGGTTGCGCCAGACCATCTCGGCACCGAGCGCCGCGACCATCGCGCCGTTGTCCGTGCACAGGCCCGGACGCGGCACCCGCAGCCGGATGCCCGCCCGCTCGCAGCGCTGCTCGGCCATCGCGCGCAGCCGTGAGTTGGCCGCCACGCCGCCGCCGATCATCAGGTGGTCGACGCCGTGCTCCTGGCAGGCCTTGACCGCCTTGCGGGTCAGCACGTCGGTCACCGCCTCCTGGAAGGAGGCCGCGACGTCCGCCACCGGCACCTCCTCGCCGGCCCGCCGCTTGGCCTCCACCCAGCGGGCCACCGAGGTCTTCAGGCCGGAGAAGGAGAAGTCGAAGGCGGGGTCCTTGGGGCCGCTCAGGCCGCGCGGGAAGTGGATCGCCTTGCGGTCGCCGCTGCGGGCCATCCGGTCCACCACCGGGCCGCCGGGGAAGCCGAGGCCGAGCACCCGGGCCACCTTGTCGAAGGCCTCGCCGGCCGCGTCGTCGATGGTGGCGCCCAGCGGCCGGACGTCGGAGGTGATGTCGCCGGTCAGCAGCAGCGAGGAGTGGCCGCCGGAGACCAGCAGGGCCATCGTCGGCTCGGGCAGCCGGCCGTGCTCCAGCTGGTCCACGCAGATGTGCGAGGCGAGGTGGTTGACCCCGTAGAGCGGCTTGTCCAGCGCCCAGGCGTAGGCCTTGGCGGCACTGACGCCCACCAGCAGCGCGCCGGCCAGGCCGGGGCCGGCGGTGACGGCGATGCCGTCCAGGTCGCTCGCCTTGATCCCGGCGGTGTCCAGCGCGCGCTGGATGGTGGGGACCATCGCCTCCAGGTGGGCCCGGCTGGCGATCTCCGGGACCACGCCGCCGAACCGGGCGTGGTCGTTGACGCTGGAGGCCACCGCGTCGGCCAGCAGGGTCGTGCCGCGCACGATGCCGACGCCGGTCTCGTCGCAGGAGGTCTCGATGCCCAGGACGAGCGGTTCGTCAGCCATGGTCTTCATCCTCGGTGTCGTTCTCGGTCGGCTGGTGATCGGTCAGCTCGTTGTCGGTCAGCGGGGCCAGGCGCATCACCAGCGCGTCGACGTTGGCCGGCTGGTAGTAGCCGCGCCGGATGCCGACCGGCGCGAAGCCGAAGCGCTCGTAGAGGCGCTGGGCGCGGAAGTTGTCGATCCGCACCTCGAGCAGCAGCGCGGTGCAGCAGCGCCGGGCCGCCTCGGCGATCAGGTCGCCGAGCAGCGCGGACCCCAGACCCCGGCCCTGGTAGCGGTCGTCCACGCCGATGGTCTGCACGTCCGCCTCGTCGCCGACCGCCATCAGGCCCGCGTAGCCGACGATGGTGCCGTCCTCGGTGGTGGCCACCGTGTAGTGGCGGTTGCCGTCCGGGTGCGCCTCGGCCAGCTCCGACCAGTACATCCCGGCCGACCAGGCGTCCTCCGGGAAGAGCCGCGGCTCCAGCTCCAGCACCGGCGCGATGTCCCACCAGCGCATCGGCCGCAGCGTGATGCGCGCGGTCCGCACGGGTGCGGTCACGC from Kitasatospora sp. NBC_01250 includes these protein-coding regions:
- the rimI gene encoding ribosomal protein S18-alanine N-acetyltransferase, producing MTAPVRTARITLRPMRWWDIAPVLELEPRLFPEDAWSAGMYWSELAEAHPDGNRHYTVATTEDGTIVGYAGLMAVGDEADVQTIGVDDRYQGRGLGSALLGDLIAEAARRCCTALLLEVRIDNFRAQRLYERFGFAPVGIRRGYYQPANVDALVMRLAPLTDNELTDHQPTENDTEDEDHG
- the groES gene encoding co-chaperone GroES, with the translated sequence MTTASSKVAIKPLEDRIVVQPLDAETTTASGLVIPDTAKEKPQEGVVLAVGPGRFEDGQRLPLDVAVGDVVLYSKYGGTEVKYKGEEYLVLSARDVLAIVEK
- a CDS encoding WhiB family transcriptional regulator; translation: MADFSRLPGPNADLWDWQLSAACRGVDSSLFFHPEGERGAARSSREQSAKEVCMRCPVRTECAAHALAVREPYGVWGGLTEDEREELQGRARNRLVEVPMAAPQ
- a CDS encoding class I SAM-dependent methyltransferase, whose protein sequence is METESFEQLLTEQGQRLLDDLQEYAPEQELALATRLRREHPAELVSAALGQARLRQRAGAKFGADARRMYFTPNGVEQSTRRTVADWRARRFAALGVRRLADLCGGIGGDAIALARAGISVLAVDRDPLTCAVAAANAAALGLAELIEVRCADVTEVSVDGFDAVFTDPARRTAKGRVFDPAAYSPPLSWAIEAGRRTPFGALKVAPGIPHDAVPEDAEAEWVSDHGEVKEAVLWFGTGPAADAPHRATLLPGGDSLTGGRLPDPPAGPVRRYLYEPDGAVIRAHLVAEVAGHLGATLIDPMIAYLTSDRLLATPYAHAYEITDVLPFNVKKLKALLRQRAVGTVVIKKRGIGLTPEELRRQLKPEGPNAATVFLTRIADAPAMLVAQPTAQPAGGAM
- a CDS encoding polysaccharide deacetylase family protein — its product is MNWDHRSRLTAVTAGALALVAAVTVSGCGSSGGGGGTADAKGTAAPQGAAPAAGSPAPPPAASAPAASPSTAAPAGQVPAAAWAKWNVPPLPAAPPPPADKPVKLTKTGQVPVISNITTTDKVVFVTLDDGAEKDPKFIEMMNDLKVPITMFLMNDTIKDDYGYFKPLQAAGNSIQNHTLHHPQMSTKSAAEQKSEVCGDQQVLTQQYGTAPILFRPPYGDGAHTPTLNTAVQQCGPRAIVLWRETMQIHDMQYQTADKKLKPGDIILAHFRGPTDLKGETMTQMFGELLSRIQEQGFTVARLDDYIAPPAG
- the tsaD gene encoding tRNA (adenosine(37)-N6)-threonylcarbamoyltransferase complex transferase subunit TsaD, with the translated sequence MADEPLVLGIETSCDETGVGIVRGTTLLADAVASSVNDHARFGGVVPEIASRAHLEAMVPTIQRALDTAGIKASDLDGIAVTAGPGLAGALLVGVSAAKAYAWALDKPLYGVNHLASHICVDQLEHGRLPEPTMALLVSGGHSSLLLTGDITSDVRPLGATIDDAAGEAFDKVARVLGLGFPGGPVVDRMARSGDRKAIHFPRGLSGPKDPAFDFSFSGLKTSVARWVEAKRRAGEEVPVADVAASFQEAVTDVLTRKAVKACQEHGVDHLMIGGGVAANSRLRAMAEQRCERAGIRLRVPRPGLCTDNGAMVAALGAEMVWRNRAPSSLDLSADSSLPVTEVSVPAAEAHGDLHGQAYRALDGQA
- the groL gene encoding chaperonin GroEL (60 kDa chaperone family; promotes refolding of misfolded polypeptides especially under stressful conditions; forms two stacked rings of heptamers to form a barrel-shaped 14mer; ends can be capped by GroES; misfolded proteins enter the barrel where they are refolded when GroES binds), with product MAKILQFDEDARRSLERGVNKLADTVKVTIGPKGRNVVIDKKFGAPTITNDGVTIAREVELDDPYENLGAQLVKEVATKTNDVAGDGTTTATVLAQALVNEGLRNVAAGAGPAALKKGIDKAVAAVTEHLLSVAREIEGKDDIAAVASLSAQDPQVGELIAEAIDKVGKDGVITVEESNTFGVELDFTEGMQFDKGYLSPYFVTDQERQEAVLEDPYILINQGKISSIQELLPLLEKILQGGASKPLLIIAEDVDGEALSTLVVNKIRGTFNAVAVKAPGFGDRRKAILGDLATLTGATVIAEEVGLKLDQAGLEVLGSARRVTITKDETTVVDGAGDSEAVAGRVAQIKAEIAGTDSDWDREKLQERLAKLAGGVCVIKVGAATEVELKERKHRLEDAISATRAAVEEGIVAGGGTSLVHAQKVLDGGLGLSGDEATGVAVVRKALAEPLRWIAQNAGLEGYVITSKVAELDGNQGFNAATGEYGDLVKAGVIDPVKVTRSALENAASIASLLLTTETLVVEKPAEEEAGAGHSHGGHGHSH
- a CDS encoding LysR substrate-binding domain-containing protein; the protein is MIEARHLRVLRAVARTGSFSAASRELGCTQPAVSQQMKALEKAVGLPLVARSGRGVRLSEAGEVLLKHAAGILAGLSAAEQEVAAIAGLRAGRVRLVSFPTASSTLVPPAVARLRDAHPGVRVSLVEAEPPESLAMLRGGECEIALAFRYPDQAAGPLGAEPAAGAPGAPSHSTSRADRAAAVLAAAETAAAGDWSDLVARPLLADPLVGLLPVDHRLAGRGAEHPVELAELAGEQWIAGCPQCRGHLVELCAGAGFAPRIDFATDDYPAVVGLVAAGLGVAVLPSLALAAVRHDAVAAVPVHAAFGGPAVREVVALTLPDLAEVPAVALMLDRLAMVAAGR